From the Brevibacillus choshinensis genome, one window contains:
- a CDS encoding EAL domain-containing protein yields MINLTSNDLELIANFRPVIVSQIERITASFYESILHVDSLNQIITKFTTVDRLRQTLSNHLIEMFEGHIDSAFIKKRLKIAMVHQKIGLPPKWYMGSFQNLLNTLLQMIHEMADSHTEIEGLREAITKLLSFEQQIVLEAYENQNRLEEQQAKAIIEYQAMHDELTGLPNRRMFQQALTQAIEHYREHATPFAVFVMDIDRFKMINDSLGHTYGDRFLQEVSNRIRTRSEGYAVTIARLGGDEFTLILENCTDPALAEELADNLVKAIEVPYQLQNNDYYVSASIGIAIYPLHGENEEQLLKNADTAMYEVKKNGKNGHQFFSKVLDEHLLLRIELESDLRKAVKRNELELYYQPQIQTGSYSMIGVEALVRWRHPNKGLLSPGVFIPIAEETGLIYDIGTWTLQEACRQMKEWHRAGGPLIPVSVNLSSRQFHQSNLVEYIREILEQTGLEPHYLELEITESMMMDAAVSTEILRELHEFGVKISLDDFGTGYSSLSYLKQFPIHKLKIDRSFISDITKNASDQAIVATIISMARHLNMEVIAEGIETKGQLDFLMENSCQEIQGYYFSRPLPAEEVEAAFFAPYRDAEKSLSVGFTKE; encoded by the coding sequence ATGATTAATTTGACATCCAATGATTTAGAGCTGATCGCCAATTTTCGACCTGTGATTGTCTCGCAAATTGAGAGAATTACGGCTTCTTTTTATGAGTCCATTCTTCATGTGGATTCTCTCAATCAAATCATAACGAAATTCACGACCGTAGACAGGTTACGTCAAACGTTGTCTAATCATTTGATCGAAATGTTTGAAGGGCACATTGACTCCGCCTTTATCAAAAAGCGTTTGAAGATCGCGATGGTTCATCAGAAAATCGGGCTCCCGCCAAAATGGTACATGGGCTCGTTTCAGAATTTGCTGAATACACTTCTACAGATGATTCACGAGATGGCGGATTCGCATACGGAAATAGAGGGTCTACGGGAAGCGATCACGAAGCTGCTCAGCTTTGAACAGCAGATCGTATTGGAAGCCTATGAAAATCAGAATCGACTAGAAGAACAGCAGGCAAAAGCCATCATTGAGTATCAGGCGATGCACGACGAGCTGACCGGATTGCCCAATCGTCGTATGTTCCAGCAAGCCTTGACTCAAGCGATTGAGCACTACCGTGAGCATGCAACGCCATTTGCTGTTTTTGTGATGGACATCGATCGATTTAAAATGATCAATGACTCACTGGGTCATACGTACGGAGATCGCTTTCTACAGGAAGTCAGCAATCGGATTCGTACCCGTTCAGAAGGATACGCCGTGACGATCGCTCGATTGGGTGGGGATGAGTTCACGCTGATCTTGGAAAATTGTACAGATCCCGCTCTGGCAGAAGAGCTGGCGGATAACTTGGTGAAAGCTATCGAAGTACCGTATCAATTACAAAATAACGATTATTATGTCTCCGCGAGTATTGGTATCGCGATCTATCCGCTGCATGGCGAAAATGAAGAGCAACTGCTCAAAAATGCCGATACAGCGATGTATGAAGTTAAAAAGAATGGGAAAAACGGTCATCAGTTTTTCTCCAAAGTATTGGACGAGCACTTACTGCTGCGAATTGAACTGGAAAGTGACTTGCGCAAGGCGGTTAAGCGTAATGAGTTGGAGCTATACTACCAGCCACAAATACAAACAGGCAGTTACAGCATGATTGGTGTGGAGGCGTTGGTTCGTTGGCGTCATCCGAATAAAGGCCTGCTATCTCCCGGCGTATTTATTCCCATTGCCGAAGAAACAGGTCTCATTTATGACATTGGTACGTGGACCTTGCAAGAGGCTTGTCGACAAATGAAGGAGTGGCACCGGGCAGGAGGTCCGTTGATCCCAGTCTCTGTGAACCTTTCTTCTCGTCAATTTCATCAATCCAATCTGGTCGAGTACATCCGTGAGATTCTTGAGCAGACAGGGCTTGAGCCGCACTATTTGGAGCTCGAAATAACCGAGAGCATGATGATGGACGCAGCGGTTTCTACGGAGATTCTTAGAGAGCTGCACGAGTTTGGTGTGAAGATCAGTCTGGATGACTTCGGAACAGGCTATAGCTCGCTCAGCTATTTGAAACAGTTTCCCATTCACAAGCTCAAAATCGATCGCTCGTTTATTTCCGATATCACAAAGAACGCAAGTGATCAGGCGATTGTGGCGACGATTATTTCCATGGCACGCCATCTCAACATGGAAGTGATTGCAGAAGGGATCGAGACGAAAGGGCAGCTCGATTTTCTCATGGAGAACTCTTGTCAGGAAATCCAGGGCTATTATTTCAGTCGTCCTCTACCCGCAGAGGAAGTGGAGGCTGCCTTTTTCGCTCCCTATCGTGATGCGGAAAAATCTCTGTCGGTAGGGTTCACGAAAGAGTAG
- a CDS encoding glycosyl hydrolase family 18 protein has translation MRKLVICFSLFLLLGISGCSQSGQPRQEAAPQNRASNMNSKSHDNRSRIVLGWNAFGTTDIYIQQNSVSTEMNVVSPRWFSLDEERLVSGEADPRYINWAHESGKKVWAFFGNQFNAELTDSVIGNRDNHKKIAKLLEEKMVPSKIDGINVDFENINPKNKDDFVEFVKQLKKTFSPHGIVVSVDVTRDNPDPFWSGSYDRKELGRTADYIVMMGYDQDLGGGEKVGSVASLQWVEEGLQLLLKDVPPEKILLALPFYTREWVTNLQTNQSIRFDRNMQETEQLLAEKKLTKKWDDKTKQNYVEFIENGEKHQIWIEDEMSMKHRLDLVNKYKLKGSAVWYVGQETPSIWPVFK, from the coding sequence GTGCGAAAACTGGTAATTTGTTTTTCCTTGTTCTTGTTGCTCGGAATTAGTGGCTGTAGTCAGTCTGGTCAGCCACGCCAAGAAGCGGCTCCGCAAAATCGGGCATCGAACATGAATTCAAAAAGCCACGACAATCGGAGTCGGATCGTTTTAGGATGGAATGCCTTCGGAACCACGGATATTTATATTCAACAAAACAGTGTTTCAACAGAAATGAACGTAGTATCCCCCCGCTGGTTCAGTCTGGATGAAGAAAGACTCGTGTCGGGGGAAGCTGATCCAAGATACATAAACTGGGCACATGAGTCAGGTAAAAAGGTGTGGGCGTTTTTCGGGAACCAGTTTAATGCAGAGTTGACTGATTCGGTGATAGGCAATCGGGATAACCATAAAAAGATTGCGAAGCTCCTCGAAGAGAAAATGGTTCCATCCAAGATCGATGGAATTAACGTAGACTTTGAAAATATTAATCCCAAAAACAAAGACGACTTTGTCGAATTTGTCAAACAACTGAAGAAAACCTTCTCTCCCCATGGGATTGTTGTGTCCGTGGATGTGACGAGGGATAATCCAGACCCGTTTTGGTCAGGGAGCTACGATCGAAAAGAGCTCGGGAGAACGGCTGATTACATTGTCATGATGGGGTATGATCAAGATTTGGGTGGCGGGGAAAAAGTAGGTTCCGTAGCCTCTCTGCAATGGGTAGAAGAAGGACTGCAGCTCTTGCTAAAGGACGTTCCTCCTGAAAAAATTCTGCTTGCCTTGCCCTTTTATACAAGGGAATGGGTTACGAATCTCCAGACAAACCAATCTATTCGATTTGACCGGAATATGCAAGAAACAGAGCAATTGCTGGCGGAGAAAAAGTTAACGAAGAAGTGGGATGACAAGACAAAGCAAAATTACGTTGAGTTCATCGAGAATGGAGAAAAGCATCAGATCTGGATCGAGGATGAAATGTCAATGAAACATAGACTGGATCTCGTAAACAAGTACAAATTGAAAGGCTCTGCTGTCTGGTATGTTGGGCAGGAGACACCTAGTATATGGCCGGTTTTTAAGTGA
- a CDS encoding ribonuclease J, translated as MSTLSVFSLGGVYEIGKNMYGIQYEDDIVLIDCGSKFPDESLLGIDLIIPDITYLLENPDKVRGLIVTHGHEDHIGGIPYLLRQFNVPIYGTRLTLGLIEEKLKEHGLLQATSRTSINSQSTIHLGSFTISFFQTNHSIPDCLGVVFDTPKGTVVHTGDFKFDLTPVHNQTPDIHRMAEIGKKGVLVLLSESTNAERPGFTPSEKLVGDHLREAFSKAKQKIFVSTFASNVYRLQQVIDAALLTNRKLMLLGRSMVNVVRIASELGYLHVPEGMLVEPEEADQFNRHQLAILCTGSQGEPNAALSRLSTSTYRHVKVEAGDTVILSATPIPGNEKNVSRIVDNLFMLGANVIYGSGSVTGMHVSGHGSQEELKLMLTLMKPTYFIPIHGEYRMLHQHRLLAESVGIDRDDVFIVNIGDVIDFKDGVPIQERKIPAGNTLVDGFGIGDVGTVILRDRKHLSEDGILVVVVTRSKTDGKILSGPELISRAFVFAPEAEGLMEEASRIGLEALTKLQLENVNQWGRLKHGVKESIGQFLYTKTKRRPMILPIIMDV; from the coding sequence ATGAGCACACTTTCGGTCTTTTCCTTAGGCGGAGTATATGAAATCGGTAAGAACATGTATGGCATTCAATACGAGGATGATATCGTATTAATCGATTGCGGTTCGAAGTTCCCGGATGAAAGTCTTCTTGGGATTGACCTGATTATACCTGATATTACCTATTTGCTGGAAAACCCCGATAAAGTCAGAGGATTGATTGTGACGCACGGCCATGAAGATCACATTGGTGGTATTCCCTATTTATTGAGACAATTCAACGTTCCTATTTATGGGACACGACTTACATTAGGGTTGATTGAAGAGAAGTTAAAGGAGCATGGTCTACTTCAGGCCACTTCACGCACTTCCATCAATTCTCAATCAACCATCCACTTGGGCTCTTTCACGATTAGCTTCTTTCAAACCAACCACAGCATTCCCGATTGTTTAGGTGTTGTCTTTGATACGCCGAAAGGTACAGTCGTCCATACCGGTGATTTTAAATTCGATTTGACTCCCGTTCACAATCAAACGCCAGATATTCATAGAATGGCTGAAATCGGGAAAAAAGGGGTTCTCGTTTTATTGTCAGAAAGTACAAATGCAGAACGCCCCGGATTCACCCCATCGGAGAAGCTCGTAGGCGATCATTTACGGGAAGCTTTCAGCAAAGCCAAGCAGAAAATATTCGTGTCCACCTTTGCCTCCAATGTGTACCGCCTGCAACAAGTCATTGATGCCGCACTTTTGACAAATCGGAAGCTCATGTTGCTGGGAAGAAGCATGGTGAATGTCGTAAGAATTGCTTCCGAGCTGGGCTATTTGCATGTCCCTGAAGGAATGCTGGTAGAACCGGAAGAAGCAGATCAGTTTAACCGTCATCAACTCGCTATCTTATGTACAGGAAGCCAAGGTGAGCCCAACGCGGCATTGTCTCGTTTATCCACTTCCACTTATCGGCATGTAAAGGTGGAGGCCGGAGACACGGTGATTCTATCCGCGACTCCGATACCCGGAAACGAAAAAAACGTCTCGAGAATTGTAGACAATTTATTTATGTTAGGTGCAAATGTTATTTACGGCTCTGGTTCTGTAACGGGCATGCATGTGTCCGGACACGGAAGTCAGGAAGAGCTCAAGTTGATGCTGACGCTTATGAAACCAACGTATTTTATACCTATCCACGGAGAGTACCGGATGCTCCACCAACATCGCCTCTTAGCCGAGTCAGTAGGCATTGATAGGGATGATGTCTTTATTGTGAATATAGGGGATGTTATCGATTTTAAGGATGGGGTACCTATTCAAGAACGGAAAATACCTGCAGGCAATACGCTCGTAGATGGCTTTGGCATTGGCGATGTGGGAACGGTCATTCTTCGCGACCGGAAACACCTTTCAGAGGATGGTATTCTCGTCGTTGTCGTTACTCGTAGTAAAACAGATGGAAAGATATTGTCTGGGCCAGAACTAATTTCTCGCGCTTTCGTCTTTGCTCCCGAAGCAGAGGGACTCATGGAGGAAGCGAGTCGCATCGGCTTAGAGGCATTAACAAAGCTACAACTAGAAAATGTGAACCAATGGGGCCGATTAAAACATGGGGTAAAGGAATCGATCGGGCAGTTCTTATATACAAAAACAAAGCGCAGACCTATGATTCTCCCCATCATTATGGACGTGTAG
- a CDS encoding DUF2512 family protein — MLRFLIKVVMNGIILVPFLYWYTNATVLSIIVTSIVFSVIAYLIGDLLILRASNNLVATVADLILAVFYLGVVSAFMHWSFTWGKLLFTAVVVGVVELLYHFFLKRFDVESQPEKT; from the coding sequence TTGCTTCGCTTTTTGATCAAAGTGGTTATGAATGGTATCATTCTGGTTCCCTTTCTCTATTGGTACACCAACGCAACCGTGTTGTCGATCATTGTAACTTCTATTGTGTTCTCAGTCATCGCCTACCTCATAGGTGACCTCCTGATCCTGCGGGCTTCCAACAACCTCGTCGCGACAGTTGCCGATTTGATTTTGGCAGTGTTCTATCTTGGAGTGGTTTCAGCCTTCATGCATTGGTCGTTCACTTGGGGGAAGCTGCTGTTTACGGCCGTAGTAGTAGGTGTAGTCGAGCTGCTCTATCATTTCTTCCTAAAAAGATTTGACGTTGAGTCCCAGCCCGAAAAGACATAG
- a CDS encoding M28 family peptidase — protein sequence MTTAYKNTEKTLLDEINLDASKVILEQFSTLVRESSSEDERTAFRHLVTFLEKWGVPHKVHHPELYLSVPVHAGVKVTSPASKEIRAKTSAFAVSTGDQWVSGELVYVPSGHAADMQEVFHSQVTVDSSDLKGKVVITEGLAMPGKVASFDKLGVLGAIFVNPGKNIHDGICTTIWGAPDLDTIDQEPKIPALAVNRADGDELIELCKQGQVQVEFQTVHKKGWFACPLIDIFIEGTEEPEKYVLLHGHLDSWHVGIGDNTTGDAAMLEMARVFYKHRDKLKRSLRIAIWPGHSTGRYAGSTWFADTFGLDLDANCVAQVNCDSPGCRWATSYDYSEWMSEVDELCKGAIQDTVNQGSKGSRPSRAGDYSFNNIGITSFFMLSSSMPEELLQEKGYYPVGGCGANIEWHTEDDLLYVADLDILLKDIKIYTASILRVVNASLLPYNFRNTVDEFMETIQTYQEAAGSHFSFETALTEAKNLRAELESYYQAIESLQNGEVSDPEVKKVNEQLLELGRTLITINFSRRGKFRHDPALDVPKLPDIAPATTLKNLVPDSHLYNVTLNHLTRGQNRVAWALKEATRIIG from the coding sequence TTGACCACAGCCTATAAAAATACGGAAAAAACCTTGTTGGATGAAATCAATCTGGATGCTTCAAAAGTCATTCTGGAGCAGTTCAGCACACTTGTCAGAGAGTCATCGAGTGAAGACGAGCGCACGGCGTTTCGTCACCTTGTCACCTTTTTGGAAAAATGGGGCGTGCCTCACAAGGTGCATCATCCCGAACTATATTTGAGCGTGCCCGTTCACGCGGGTGTCAAAGTAACCAGCCCCGCAAGCAAGGAAATCCGGGCAAAAACCTCAGCCTTCGCCGTTTCCACAGGTGATCAATGGGTGAGCGGTGAACTTGTGTACGTCCCTTCTGGTCATGCTGCAGATATGCAAGAAGTATTTCATTCTCAGGTGACTGTGGACTCTAGTGATTTGAAAGGAAAAGTAGTCATTACGGAAGGTTTGGCCATGCCAGGCAAGGTCGCTTCCTTTGACAAGCTAGGTGTACTGGGCGCAATCTTCGTCAATCCGGGCAAAAACATCCACGATGGAATATGTACGACAATCTGGGGAGCACCTGATCTGGATACCATTGATCAAGAGCCCAAAATTCCCGCGTTGGCGGTCAACCGGGCGGATGGTGACGAACTGATTGAGCTATGCAAGCAAGGACAAGTACAAGTCGAGTTTCAGACCGTTCATAAAAAAGGATGGTTTGCTTGCCCACTGATCGACATTTTCATCGAAGGAACTGAGGAACCGGAGAAATACGTACTGCTCCATGGTCACTTGGACTCGTGGCACGTGGGGATCGGTGATAATACGACTGGCGATGCAGCCATGCTGGAGATGGCACGTGTCTTTTACAAGCATCGAGACAAGCTGAAACGCAGTCTGCGGATCGCTATCTGGCCAGGTCATTCGACGGGACGTTATGCTGGATCTACTTGGTTTGCGGATACCTTTGGTCTGGATCTGGATGCGAACTGCGTGGCGCAAGTGAACTGCGACTCGCCTGGCTGCCGATGGGCGACATCCTACGACTACAGTGAATGGATGAGTGAGGTTGACGAGCTGTGCAAGGGCGCCATTCAGGATACGGTGAATCAAGGCTCTAAAGGCAGCAGACCTTCTCGAGCCGGCGACTATTCGTTCAACAACATCGGGATTACCTCCTTCTTTATGCTTTCCTCGAGCATGCCGGAAGAACTATTGCAGGAAAAAGGATACTATCCTGTAGGCGGATGCGGAGCAAACATTGAATGGCATACGGAAGATGACTTGCTGTATGTGGCCGATTTGGACATTTTGTTAAAGGACATCAAGATTTATACGGCTTCGATCTTACGTGTGGTAAATGCTTCTTTGCTGCCGTACAACTTTCGAAATACAGTGGATGAGTTCATGGAAACCATTCAAACCTATCAGGAAGCAGCAGGAAGTCATTTTAGCTTTGAAACTGCACTGACCGAGGCCAAGAATCTACGGGCGGAGCTGGAATCATATTATCAGGCGATTGAAAGCTTGCAAAATGGTGAAGTGAGCGATCCAGAAGTCAAGAAAGTGAATGAACAATTGCTGGAGCTGGGACGCACTTTGATTACCATCAACTTCTCGCGCCGTGGAAAATTCCGTCATGATCCGGCACTGGATGTTCCAAAACTCCCTGATATCGCACCTGCTACCACTTTGAAAAATCTCGTACCGGATTCTCATCTGTATAACGTCACCCTCAACCACTTGACGCGTGGACAAAATCGTGTGGCATGGGCTTTAAAAGAAGCAACGCGAATCATCGGCTAG
- a CDS encoding aspartate/glutamate racemase family protein — protein MRVAYVGAAPKSAEEVERRRILLQQWAAPGTTVEMAYANEGPASIESMYEEYLAIPQYAKSMDRLEREGYHAAIVGCAADPGIDAYRELCTNMLVIGPGMSSFHVAAMLGQRFTLLTVAQSMIASSYELIQKAGLTSKIASVRAVEIPVLELSHNRAQTLEKLVQVGREAIEHDRADVLVLGCMSMAFLQVAEEMQSLLGIPVINPAKAALNMAESIVSSGLKHS, from the coding sequence GTGAGAGTAGCCTATGTGGGAGCAGCCCCAAAGTCAGCCGAAGAGGTGGAGCGCAGACGCATTCTGCTACAGCAGTGGGCAGCTCCCGGCACGACCGTTGAGATGGCGTATGCGAATGAAGGTCCTGCTTCTATTGAGTCCATGTATGAAGAGTATCTAGCCATTCCTCAATACGCTAAAAGTATGGATCGATTGGAACGCGAAGGCTATCATGCGGCGATTGTTGGTTGTGCAGCCGATCCTGGTATCGATGCCTATCGAGAGTTATGTACCAACATGCTTGTGATAGGACCTGGAATGAGCAGTTTTCACGTAGCCGCTATGCTTGGCCAGAGATTTACGCTGTTAACGGTAGCCCAGAGTATGATTGCGAGCAGTTATGAATTGATTCAGAAAGCAGGATTGACGAGTAAGATCGCATCCGTCCGCGCTGTTGAGATTCCCGTGCTCGAACTATCCCATAATCGGGCGCAAACCTTGGAAAAACTCGTTCAAGTTGGTAGGGAAGCAATCGAGCACGATCGTGCGGATGTGCTGGTACTCGGCTGCATGTCCATGGCCTTTTTGCAGGTCGCGGAAGAAATGCAGAGTCTACTCGGCATCCCAGTGATCAATCCGGCTAAAGCGGCGTTAAACATGGCAGAATCCATAGTCAGTAGCGGATTAAAGCATTCTTGA
- a CDS encoding aspartate/glutamate racemase family protein translates to MKIMYVVPGPMDQTEATRRGELLKLWAAPGTNVEIVTVQEGPASIESMYEEYLSIPPVAKIMYQLEQEGYDAAILGCAGDPGLDAFREITSNMLVVGPAASSFHAAAMLGHQFTLLTVADSMIGSSHELVAKSGLTDKLASVRAVNIPVLELAVNREATLEKLVRIGRDAIEKDRADVLVLGCMSMGFLNVAEEMQEALGIPVVNPAKIALKMTEALVSIELVHSKKAYALPPKLASGKVKSLNELLISRS, encoded by the coding sequence ATGAAGATCATGTATGTCGTACCAGGCCCCATGGATCAGACGGAGGCTACACGCAGAGGAGAACTGCTCAAGCTTTGGGCTGCACCAGGTACGAACGTGGAGATCGTCACGGTCCAGGAAGGTCCTGCGTCTATCGAATCGATGTACGAAGAGTACCTGTCCATCCCACCTGTCGCGAAAATCATGTACCAGCTGGAACAGGAAGGCTATGATGCCGCCATACTCGGTTGTGCAGGTGATCCTGGGCTGGATGCGTTTCGGGAGATCACAAGCAACATGCTGGTCGTAGGTCCAGCCGCCAGCAGCTTTCACGCTGCAGCCATGCTCGGACACCAATTCACCTTGCTCACGGTAGCAGACAGTATGATTGGCTCCAGCCATGAGTTGGTTGCAAAATCAGGCTTGACCGACAAGCTAGCTTCTGTGCGAGCCGTCAACATCCCTGTATTAGAGCTCGCAGTGAATCGAGAAGCAACGTTGGAAAAGCTCGTTCGCATAGGACGTGACGCGATCGAAAAGGATCGCGCAGATGTACTGGTGCTAGGTTGCATGTCCATGGGATTTTTGAATGTGGCGGAAGAGATGCAGGAGGCGCTAGGCATCCCGGTAGTTAACCCGGCCAAAATCGCCTTGAAAATGACGGAAGCTCTGGTCTCGATCGAACTGGTTCACTCCAAAAAGGCATACGCTCTTCCGCCAAAGCTAGCCAGCGGGAAAGTGAAATCATTAAATGAACTCCTGATAAGTCGTTCGTAA
- a CDS encoding ABC transporter ATP-binding protein encodes MAQNPIIEVRGLSKHFEARQHLFRKSGEGSGVLKAVDDVHFRIPKGHSLGIAGESGCGKTTTAKMLLKLYEPTSGTFLFNGKDITHMKGKEELKQFRKQAQLMFQNPFEALNPRFTIFRSLLEPLIVHDIGTKEERMFLIKQALEQVNLIPAENFFEKYPHQMSGGQLQRVVLARALIVDPIFLVADEPVSMLDVSVRAGVLNLMKTLTERLQLTTVYISHDLSLISYMCEQTAIMYLGKVVEIGDTFRVLHEPKHPYTQALLAAVPSPDPDEEPEEVRIKNHVPSPINMPKGCHFQDRCPYTEAICREQTPELRRAASGQIVACHMVTPHIERKVKREEHVI; translated from the coding sequence ATGGCGCAAAATCCCATCATAGAGGTGCGCGGTCTCTCCAAGCATTTTGAAGCTAGGCAGCATTTGTTTCGCAAAAGCGGGGAAGGGTCGGGCGTCTTAAAGGCAGTGGATGATGTCCATTTTCGCATCCCAAAAGGACATTCGCTCGGTATTGCTGGTGAGAGCGGGTGTGGGAAAACAACGACCGCCAAAATGTTATTGAAGCTCTATGAGCCCACCTCTGGAACCTTCTTATTCAATGGCAAAGATATCACCCACATGAAAGGGAAAGAAGAGCTCAAACAGTTTCGAAAGCAAGCGCAATTGATGTTCCAGAATCCGTTTGAGGCATTAAATCCTCGCTTCACCATTTTTCGTTCCTTACTGGAGCCGCTCATTGTTCACGACATCGGGACGAAAGAAGAGCGAATGTTCCTTATTAAACAAGCACTGGAGCAAGTGAATTTGATTCCCGCCGAAAACTTCTTTGAGAAGTATCCCCATCAAATGAGCGGTGGACAGCTGCAACGGGTTGTATTAGCACGGGCTTTGATCGTCGATCCGATCTTTTTGGTGGCGGATGAACCCGTGTCCATGCTGGATGTATCTGTACGCGCTGGCGTTCTCAATTTGATGAAAACATTGACGGAACGGCTACAGCTGACGACGGTCTACATTTCTCACGATTTATCCCTCATCTCCTACATGTGTGAACAGACGGCGATTATGTACTTGGGGAAAGTCGTGGAGATCGGGGATACCTTCCGTGTGTTACATGAACCCAAGCACCCGTATACGCAAGCCTTGCTAGCAGCAGTACCCTCTCCAGATCCTGACGAGGAACCGGAAGAGGTTCGCATAAAAAATCATGTGCCGAGTCCGATCAACATGCCCAAAGGTTGTCATTTTCAAGATCGGTGCCCGTATACCGAAGCAATCTGTCGGGAACAAACCCCCGAGCTGCGACGAGCGGCTAGCGGCCAGATCGTTGCTTGCCACATGGTTACGCCTCATATCGAAAGAAAGGTAAAAAGAGAGGAGCATGTGATATGA
- a CDS encoding ABC transporter ATP-binding protein, whose translation MSLLEVNDLKIYYKTSRGISKAVDGVSFTVDHGRSIGLVGESGCGKSTLVKGIIRVLAGNGIIAGGSVRFEGNDLTQMTESNIRNVRWKDLSLIPQAAMDSLNPVYPVIDSFLEILMLKGKLNRAEATNRAHELFTMVGLDTKRLRHYPHEFSGGMKQRAMIALALALNPKLIIADEPVTALDVIVQNQVLRVLKNLKKELGLTLVMITHDISVVAETCDDVAVMYAGKIIEIGPVSRVLKNSTHPYTMGLANAFPNLKKTEGTLISIEGSPPDLVDPPKGCRFSARCPFKIEACTHEEPLLVPVGENHFVACHRLDEIAVLQEKAKEVDTWRKIPS comes from the coding sequence TTGTCACTGTTGGAAGTAAACGACTTGAAAATCTACTACAAAACGTCACGTGGAATCAGCAAGGCTGTCGATGGTGTATCCTTCACGGTCGATCATGGACGAAGCATCGGACTTGTGGGTGAAAGCGGCTGTGGCAAGAGCACCTTGGTGAAAGGCATCATTCGCGTACTCGCTGGAAATGGGATCATCGCGGGCGGTTCGGTCCGGTTTGAGGGAAATGATCTGACGCAAATGACAGAGTCCAACATCCGGAATGTTCGCTGGAAGGATCTATCCCTCATCCCGCAGGCAGCGATGGACTCACTCAATCCCGTCTATCCGGTCATCGATTCCTTTTTGGAAATTTTGATGCTCAAGGGCAAGCTGAACCGCGCGGAGGCGACGAACAGGGCACACGAGCTGTTTACTATGGTTGGTTTGGACACCAAGCGTCTGCGCCATTACCCGCACGAATTTTCGGGAGGAATGAAACAGCGAGCGATGATTGCCCTCGCACTCGCCCTTAATCCCAAGCTCATTATTGCGGATGAGCCAGTGACCGCATTGGACGTGATTGTGCAAAATCAAGTCCTACGGGTTCTGAAAAATTTGAAAAAAGAATTAGGCCTCACGCTCGTGATGATCACGCACGATATTTCAGTGGTAGCAGAGACGTGTGACGATGTCGCTGTGATGTATGCAGGAAAGATTATTGAGATCGGCCCGGTTTCGCGAGTGTTGAAGAACTCCACTCACCCGTACACGATGGGGCTGGCAAATGCCTTTCCCAATCTAAAGAAAACGGAAGGTACACTCATTTCCATAGAAGGCTCGCCACCCGATTTAGTAGATCCGCCAAAGGGATGCCGATTTTCAGCCCGCTGTCCCTTTAAAATCGAAGCTTGTACACACGAAGAGCCATTGCTCGTCCCAGTGGGCGAGAATCATTTTGTGGCATGTCATCGTTTGGATGAAATCGCTGTCCTGCAGGAAAAAGCCAAGGAGGTGGACACATGGCGCAAAATCCCATCATAG